In the genome of Hyphomicrobium sp. ghe19, the window TGTTGATGCGAGACCGTGCGCCTGCTGAGTTCGGGCGCATTCCGCAGGGGTGCGGAAAGCTCAAGCAATACCGAAACAGGATCCACCTTGTTCAAGCCGCGGCGGCCGGAGTTCCTGGCGCTTATCGTTGCGATCTACGTGGCGCTGGTTCTCAATCAGCCCTTCTGGCGCAAATTTGCCGGTGTGGTCGCGCCGTCCGATCTCGGCGATTGGCTGTTCGCCGGGGCGGTCGTAACGGCCACAGTGCTTGTCGCGTATCTCATTTTGCTGGTGCTGTCGGCTAAGCCACTGCTGCGCATCCTCTTACTGATCCTGCTGCCGGTGATGGCCGCCGCCGCGTACTTCATCGGCGAATATGGCATCGTCATCGACGTGCATATGGTTCGCAATGTTTTCGAGACCGACACGCGCGAGGCGAACGATCTCATCACTCTCAAGCTCGTTGCGTATGTCGTTCTGCTCGGGCTGGCGCCCGCTGTTCTCTTCTGGCTCGTGCCATGGACGAAACGATCGTATCGCGAGGAGACGGCGGGCAAGCTCAAGGCGGCCGCTATTTCGCTTTTGGTTCTCGTCGTCGTGCTGCTGCCCGCATGGGGCAATTTCATCTCGCTCGGCCGCGACCATCGCGAACTCAAGATGACGCTGACACCTGTCAATATCGTTTCGGCGCTGCAGAGCTATTGGCGACAGGAGAAGCGCAAGCGGGCCAAGGTCGTCGCTTCCTACGGTGAGGATGCCCACCAAAGCGTTTCCGGTGGTTCTCGCAAGTCGCTGTTCGTCATTGTGGTCGGCGAAACCGCGCGCGCCGATCATTTTTCGCTCAATGGATATTCTGAGCCGACAAACCCCGGGCTTTCCAAGATCGGCGATCTCATCAACTACAGCCAGGCCTACTCGTGCGGCACGGATACGGCGCAGTCGGTGCCGTGCATTTTCTCGGGGCTTGGCCGCGATGGCTTCACGAACGCCAAGGCGGACGCACGCGAAAATCTTCTCGACATCTTCAAGCGCGCGGGTCTCGACGTCGTTTGGCGAGAAAATCAATCGGGATGCAAGGGCGTGTGTGTGCGCATTCCGACGGAGACGCTGACCGGTCACAAAGCTCCGACGTTCTATGCGAGCACCCAAAACTTCGACGATATTCTCGTCGATGGCCTCGATGCGCGGATCGCGAAGCTAGAGCGCGACACGGTGATCGTTCTGCACATGATGGGCAGCCACGGTCCGGCGTACTGGAAACGCTATCCGGAAAAGTTCGAGACGTTCAAGCCGGCGTGCAAGGACTCACAGTTCAGCCGCTGCGAACTTCAGGACATCGTCAACGCCTACGACAACTCGATCCTCTATACCGACCATGTTCTGACGCGTCTCATCGAAACGCTGAAAGGGGCGGCGAACCACGGTGTCGATGCGGGCATGATCTATGTGTCCGATCATGGCGAGAGCCTCGGCGAGAACGGCATGTACCTTCACGGCATGCCGTACATGATCGCACCTGAAGCACAAATTCACGTGCCGATGGTCGTCTGGCTGTCACCGGAGATGAAGGAAGCTCGCGGACTCGATCAAGGCTGCATGGTCAGCCGTAGCGCCAGCCGCGTCGGGCACGACAATATTTTTCATTCGAGCCTTGGGATCATGGGCGTGGCGACCCGCGTTTACGATCCGTCGCTCGATCTCTTTGCACCCTGCCGGAAGCCGGCGTCCTGATCCAACGCGAACGAGATAACGTAGCATAATCGTGCGGTAACGCGACGATTTCGCCTCGCAGCGCGACGAAAATGATATCCCCGGGGGATCCGGACTCATGCATGATCGACCTGCAAAAGGCCCGTTTGAAAGTTCAAGCATGATCCGCAGGTTGGCCGGTCTGGCGTTGTCGATCTTCATGTGCAGCGCCGGTTTTGCGGTTGCGGATCAATCCATCGGTCCGGTGCTGAAGAACGCGGAGATGAACGCCCGCTCAATTACGACCGCGCTCTTTCAGGCGAAACCCGGCGCGAAGCCCGACTTCTCCGGCAAGAATCTCGTTTATCTCGATCTTTCCGAGCTGAATTTTAAAGGCGCCAACCTCGCGAACGCGGATCTTTACGGCACGGACTTTACGGGCGCCAATCTCAAAGGTGCCGATCTTTCGCACACGCGGCTTGACCGTTCGGTCCTGATGCGCGCCGACCTTTCGGGCGCCAATCTGACCGGGGCGACGATCCTTCGCCCGACGATCTACGCGGATCTCTCCAACAACGTGCTCGATGCGCCGCGCTTTGCAGGTGCGAATTTGACGGAAGTGCACGTGCAGGCGGAACTGTCTGGCTCCGATTTCAGGGGGGCAGATTTGTCGAGGGCGAACTTTTATCCGCTCGAGGGACGGCCGGGCGAAGGGACACTCGCGACGACCTACCGGAATATTCTGAAGTACTGCGATTTCTCGGGCGCGCGGTTGCGCGATGCCAATATGGAACGCGCCGTATTGTGGTTTGCAAAGTTCACAGGTGCCGATCTCAAGGGCGTCAACTTCAAGGACGCCGATCTCTCGCGTGCGGACTTTGCAGGCGCGGATATTTCCGGCGGGGACTTCACCGGTGCTGATCTCGACGGTGCGAACTTCATCGGCGCAATCGGGGTCACCGAAGTCATAGGTCTCGATCGGGCGATCAATCTCGATCGTGCGCTCAGATAAGCCGCTCCGGCTATTCCCGCGTGGCTGACGCGAAACTGACTTATGCGCCAATCCGGCAAATGGATACGGCTTTTAACGGTTGTTAAAGTATTTATTCTCAATCTATTAACGTCACATTAGATGACCGGGGGGCCGTCATGTCCGCGCAGATTCATGCCAAGGTGTTCAGTCAGCGTTCGGTTGCTTTGATTGCACTGTCGATTGCGACCGCACTGCCCATCGTTTGGGCTTCGGCGGCGAATGCAGTCAGTCTTCGCGTGAAGCTCGCCTGCTCGCGCGACTACTATGCGCTCTGCAGCAAGTTCGCGTCAGACAGTCCTGAAACTCGCCAGTGCATGCGCGCTGCGGGAGAGAAGCTATCTCCTCGCTGCATCAATGCACTCGTCCAGGCGGGCGAGGTGACCCAGGCAGAAGTTTCGCATCGGGCCGCTCAACTCCGGTAGCGTTTTCGCAGTCGCGTGCGATTTCCGGTGGGAAGCCGGCCGCACGCGACGGTCTGGTTCCAATTGGTTTGATTAATAGGAACTTGACTTGCGCGCCACGAACTTCGTTTATGTTGATCTCCGTCGGCCGCAAGCCTGATTGACGCGTAACTTGGCGCTTCATGGGCAGTATCCATCGGCCGCGTGAGCAACGAGGGCGGTGCGCATGGTCGACCTTCAGCCGTGGCGGCAAATCGAGGTTCCGGAACCTCGTGCGGACGAGTTCTACGAAATTGACCTGTTCGACCGGCGATACCGTTTTCACGGATTGAAAGCCCTGCTTGGCGCTGCCGATTTCGACAAGGCGGGGGATCGCAATTGCGGGCTTGCCGCGAAGGATGATGTCGAGCGCGAGGCTGCGCGGTCGATCCTCTCGGGTTTGACGCTTCAACACCTTTACGACCGCCCGCTGACGGACGATCAGGGCCGAGTCGATTCGGTGATGCGGATCAATTACGGCATTGATCGCGATACGTTCGCAGAGATCGCGTCGAAGACGCTCGGCGAAATCAAGAATCTGCTTCTCAGGGCGAAGAGTTCGGAAGCCAAGCGCATCGGCGGAGCGCTGACCGGTGTAATGGCGGCTGCGGTCGCCAAGCTCATGGACGTGCACGAGCTTGTCTATGCCGCGAAGAAGCTGAAGCGTTCCGGCAAGGCGCGTACGCTCGTCGGCGCTCCCGGCACGTTGTCGTCGCGGCTGCAACCCAACCATCCGACAGACGATCTCGATGCGATGTCGGCGTTGATCTATACCGGGCTGTCGATGGGGTCGGGCGACGCGCTACTCGGGCTCAATCCTGCGATCGATACGGTCGAGAACATCACCAAGACGCTCAAGCATCTGGACAAGCTGCGCCGGGAGACCGGCGCGCCGACGCAGATCTGTGTGCTGTCGCACGTCAAGACGCAGCTCGCCTGTCTCGAAAGCGGGGCGCCGGTCGAGATCATGTTTCAATCGCTCGCCGGCACAGACCGGACGCTGATCGAAGAGTTCGACGTGACAGCCGACGTGCTCGATCAGGCTTATGTGACTATGGCGAAGCATGGACCCCTAGCCGGCGAAGCGGCGCAGTTCATGTATTTCGAAACCGGTCAGGGCAGCGAGCTGACCTACAGCAAGCACAACGGCATCGATATGACGACGACGGAAGCGCTCTGCTATGGGCTCGCCCGGCGCTACGATCCGTTCATGGTCAACAACGTTACCGGGTTCATCGGACCCGAAACGCATCGCTCGAATTTCGAAATGATCGTGTCGAACCTGCAGGATCATTTCATGGGCAAGCTGCTCGGCCTGCCGATGGGGATGGCGCCCTGCTATACGCTGCATTCCGAGATCACGATGGAAGGCCAGCAGATTGCCGCCGAGCTGCTGACGGCGGCGGGCGCCAACTATTTCATGGACGTCTATCTCTCGATCGACCGGATGCTCGCGTATTTCGATACGTGCGGGCACGACGATCAGACGATGCGCGAAGTTCACGGGCTTTCGCCTGCTCCGGAATTTCTCGAGTGGGCGATCGGACGTGGAATTTTTGCGCGCGACGAAGATGGGGACGTCGAGCGCGGCCCGAACTGGGGCAACCCGAAGATCTTCTGCTCGGAGGAAGAGTTCGAGCGGCTGCGCAAAAATCTTCCCGCCGCTTACGGCTTCGAAAGTGCGGGGCCGCGGCCGACGGAACAGGTATCGCGCGCCATCAAGGCGAACCTCGCGGCTGCGCGGGAAGCGATTTATGCCGAGGTCACGCCGGAGCGAATGGGGACAATCGATTTCCGGCGTGTCGCGACGTCGGCTGGGAGCAAGGAAGCGCATCTCAGTCATCCGGACCGCGGCGCGAAACCAGCAGACGAAATGATTGCGGAATTGAAGCCAGAAAGAGCCGACGTGCAGATCATCGTTTCGGATGGTCTCTCGGCGGAGGCGGTGCATCACAACATTCCGGATCTTCTTCCGAGGCTGCTCGAAGGGCTTAGCCAACAGAAGATCACGGCGGGCAAGCCAATCCTCGCGCCCTATGGCCGGGTGAAGCTCGCCGAAGCGCTGGGCGATGCGTTGCAGCCGAAGCTCGTCATCAATCTGATCGGCGAGCGGCCGGGCGGCGATGCCTTGGCGTCGCGCAGCATGTCGGCCTACATCGCCTACCGGCTGGACGATGACTCGAAGAAGGCCGCGGCGCAGTTCAGCGGCAACCCGGATGTTCGCTACGAATACACGGTGATCTCGAACATCTATTCGGGCGGCCTGCCACCCGCCGAGGCGGCGGTGCAGATCGCCGAACGCGTCCAGCAAATCCTGACGGCGAAAGCGGCGGGCAATCGCCTCGAACGTGCCGTCCACGACCGCTCGCACAACATGCGCGCGGCGATGGGGGTTTAGTTTTTCATTGGCCCCGGCGAAGTTTTTCGATTGGCCCCGGCGACTCCCCTGCGGGAAGCCGGCCGCCGGGGCGGGCTTGTGGGGCGAGTTGGCCGCTCGAAACGGTCAGGCCCCTTGACGTTTTGGCTCGCAGGTCGCTTATCTCCGCTACCAGCCGGCTGGACGGTCGCTGTCGGACTTCGTTGTGGCGAAGCGGGCTCTAAAGGCTCGCGAGCAAACACTTCCGGCAGAGGAAAGTCCGGGCTCCATGAGGAACACGGTGGCGGCTAACGGCCGCCGGGGGCGACCCCAGGGAAAGTGCCACAGAAAACATACCGCCAAGCCGGACCGCCTTCGGGCCAAGTCCGGCGGTAAGGGTGAAAAGGTGCGGTAAGAGCGCACCGCGCTTCTGGTAACAGCAGCGGCAGGGCAAACCCCACCGGGAGCAAGATCAAATAGGGGTGGGCGCGCGGAGCGGGAAACCGCAGACGCAAGGCGCGTTCTTCACGCTACCCACCCGGGTTGATTGCACGAGGCGCCTGGCGACAGGCGTCCCAGATGAATGGCCGTCGCGGAGGGCAACCTCCAGACAGAACCCGGCTTACAGGCCGGCTGGTATTTCTTCATCGGCGTCATTGATCGGGATGCGCTCCGGGGCGACGACGAGCCTCCGGTAGAGATGCCATGTCGCGTGGCCGAGAATCGGCAGAGTGATCGCCAATCCGACGAGCAGCGGTATTGCGCCGAGCAATAATCCAACAGCCACGATCAATCCCCATAATGCGACCGGCCCTGGATTTTCGACGGATGCACGAACCGACGTTCGAACGGCGGTTCCGACGCTTACGTTGCGATCGACGAGCATCGGGAACGACACGACGCTGATCACAAGCGCGACGAGCGCAAACATAAAGCCGACGAGGTTGCCGTAGACGATAAGGTCGGTGCCTTTCGCTGTGCCTGTCACCTCATGGAAGAAGTCGGAAACGGATGCCGGCTCACTGCCCATTATCTGCGTGTACATCAGGTTCGCCGCGTAGAGCCAAGCGACGAAGAGCACCGCCAAAATGAAGCCCAGGATCAAGATCCCGCCCATTCCGGGACGGTGTACGACCTCCAGCGCCTGGGTCGCATTGGGCTCAAGTCCTTCCTCACGCCTTCGGCTCAGTTCGTAAAGTCCAATCGCGACGAACGGGCCGAGCAGGGCGAAGCCTGCTGCCATCGGGTAGATGAGCGACAGCAACCCGTATCCGAAGAGGACGCGGCCGAGGATGATGCCCACGATCGGATAGATGAAGAACGCAAAGAAGACATGCGTCGGCATCGCGCGGAAGTCCTCGAAGCCTTCGAGGAGAGAGTCCCAAACGTCGGTTGTCGTTATCTTTCGGATCGCCGGGTCGGTGTCGCGCCAGAGTACGGACGCTGGCCATCGCAGTTTCAGGCCCGGGTAGGAATGGGAATGTGCGGCTCCAGATCGAGGAATGGAATTCGCCATAGCGGCACCTGCTGAGTTTGGGGCGCCAAGTGACCGATTGAGGGATCAATCAATCATCCATGGCACCGGATGTGGGCGCCCCCGTCGCCTGCCGAGCTCAGGATGCGCCGTTATCCGAAGGCTTCAAATCAGGTCTGCGTTACCGCTGTCTCTATTCAAAAAATTCTAT includes:
- a CDS encoding pentapeptide repeat-containing protein translates to MIRRLAGLALSIFMCSAGFAVADQSIGPVLKNAEMNARSITTALFQAKPGAKPDFSGKNLVYLDLSELNFKGANLANADLYGTDFTGANLKGADLSHTRLDRSVLMRADLSGANLTGATILRPTIYADLSNNVLDAPRFAGANLTEVHVQAELSGSDFRGADLSRANFYPLEGRPGEGTLATTYRNILKYCDFSGARLRDANMERAVLWFAKFTGADLKGVNFKDADLSRADFAGADISGGDFTGADLDGANFIGAIGVTEVIGLDRAINLDRALR
- a CDS encoding phosphoethanolamine transferase, coding for MFKPRRPEFLALIVAIYVALVLNQPFWRKFAGVVAPSDLGDWLFAGAVVTATVLVAYLILLVLSAKPLLRILLLILLPVMAAAAYFIGEYGIVIDVHMVRNVFETDTREANDLITLKLVAYVVLLGLAPAVLFWLVPWTKRSYREETAGKLKAAAISLLVLVVVLLPAWGNFISLGRDHRELKMTLTPVNIVSALQSYWRQEKRKRAKVVASYGEDAHQSVSGGSRKSLFVIVVGETARADHFSLNGYSEPTNPGLSKIGDLINYSQAYSCGTDTAQSVPCIFSGLGRDGFTNAKADARENLLDIFKRAGLDVVWRENQSGCKGVCVRIPTETLTGHKAPTFYASTQNFDDILVDGLDARIAKLERDTVIVLHMMGSHGPAYWKRYPEKFETFKPACKDSQFSRCELQDIVNAYDNSILYTDHVLTRLIETLKGAANHGVDAGMIYVSDHGESLGENGMYLHGMPYMIAPEAQIHVPMVVWLSPEMKEARGLDQGCMVSRSASRVGHDNIFHSSLGIMGVATRVYDPSLDLFAPCRKPAS
- a CDS encoding ethanolamine ammonia-lyase yields the protein MVDLQPWRQIEVPEPRADEFYEIDLFDRRYRFHGLKALLGAADFDKAGDRNCGLAAKDDVEREAARSILSGLTLQHLYDRPLTDDQGRVDSVMRINYGIDRDTFAEIASKTLGEIKNLLLRAKSSEAKRIGGALTGVMAAAVAKLMDVHELVYAAKKLKRSGKARTLVGAPGTLSSRLQPNHPTDDLDAMSALIYTGLSMGSGDALLGLNPAIDTVENITKTLKHLDKLRRETGAPTQICVLSHVKTQLACLESGAPVEIMFQSLAGTDRTLIEEFDVTADVLDQAYVTMAKHGPLAGEAAQFMYFETGQGSELTYSKHNGIDMTTTEALCYGLARRYDPFMVNNVTGFIGPETHRSNFEMIVSNLQDHFMGKLLGLPMGMAPCYTLHSEITMEGQQIAAELLTAAGANYFMDVYLSIDRMLAYFDTCGHDDQTMREVHGLSPAPEFLEWAIGRGIFARDEDGDVERGPNWGNPKIFCSEEEFERLRKNLPAAYGFESAGPRPTEQVSRAIKANLAAAREAIYAEVTPERMGTIDFRRVATSAGSKEAHLSHPDRGAKPADEMIAELKPERADVQIIVSDGLSAEAVHHNIPDLLPRLLEGLSQQKITAGKPILAPYGRVKLAEALGDALQPKLVINLIGERPGGDALASRSMSAYIAYRLDDDSKKAAAQFSGNPDVRYEYTVISNIYSGGLPPAEAAVQIAERVQQILTAKAAGNRLERAVHDRSHNMRAAMGV